DNA sequence from the Halorussus limi genome:
CGGTTCCGACCGCCACCGCCGCGGGCACGCCGAGGCCGTACATCATCGCGGGCATCAGCAGGAACCCTCCGCCGACTCCGAGGAAGCCCGACAGCACGCCGACGAACAGCGCGATGGCCATCGTCAGCCACAGCGACACGTCGCCGCCGTCCGTCAGCGAGATGCGGGGCGGCGCGTCGAAGTTCCGAACCCTCCGGGCGACCGGGTGGCGTTCGTCGATGTCCTCGGTGCGCGCGTCGCGGAGGACGAAGATTCCGACCGTACCGAGCATGAGGACGTAGGCGGCGCTGACGACCGTGTCGGCGAAGCCGAGTTCGCTCAGGGCGTCCACGAAGGTCTTACCGACCTCGATGCCGGCGGTCATTCCCAGTATCATGATACCGCCGAGCTTGTAATCGACCTGCCCGTGGTCGCGGTGCTTGAGCGCCGCGATGAACGAGGTCCCGAAGACGAACGCGAGGCCGGACCCGACCGCCGTCTGGGAACTGTAGCCCATCACCAGCAGCGCGGGCGTCACGAGGAACGACCCGCCCATCCCGAAGAATCCGAATAGGACTCCGATGAGCAGGCCGAACCCGACGAAGACGGTGATTCCGAACGGGTCCATGCTCAGGCCCCCGTCACCGCCTCGGTCAACGCCGGGCCGGCGATTCGTTCGAGCGCCGTGTACACCGCGTTTAGTGTGAGCGCCTCGCCGATGACGGCCCCCACGATGGCCGCGGCCTGCGCGTTTCCGGAGAGGGTTTCGATCCCGAACACGGTTACGTCCCTTCGGGTCCGCGAGTTCGTTCGGTCGACTGTGCGTGCGTCATGGTTATTCTCTTAATTGGGTATATCATACAATACTATTTCCAGCAGCTTCAGTTCGTGACGTGTGAAGTACATCGAGGAGGTTAGTCGGCGTTTACCGCCGCCGTGGCGTCGTTTTCGCTTCGATACGTCCGCCAGATGCCTTGGGCGTACGCGCCGAGGAACATCCCTGCGATGGCGAGCAGAATCGGGTAGTTCCCGATACCGAGGCTGGCGTAGGCCGCGCCCGGACAGATGCCCGAGATACCCCAGCCGACGCCGAAGACGACCCCGCCCGCGAGGACGTTCCGGTCGAACGATTTGAGGCGTCTGGCGTAGCTCCGGCCGGTCAGGGGCGCGCTGTCGAGGAAGTTGACCCCGATCGCGAACGCGACCCCCGCGACGAGCGAGCCGGTGCCCAGCACGAACAGCAGGCCGAAGTCCTCGAACTGGAGGAAGTCCAGCACGACCTCCGGCCGGGCCATGCGGCTAAGGCCGAGGCCGAAGCCGAACAGCAGCCCGCCCGCCACGACGAGGGGCACGAACAGGGGATGGCGGTCCCGCTCGGGCTCCGCGTTCCGGCTCACGGCGACACCCCCAGCGATTGCAGTATCTGGGCGGTCACGATAGCGACGCCGAGGAAGGTGGCGACGTTGACCAGCGAGGTCGGTGCCACCGATCCGACGCCGCAGATGCCGTGACCGGAGGTGCATCCCTTCCCGATTCGGGTGCCGACGCCGACGAGGAAGCCCCCGCCGAGGAGCCGCCACCAAGAGACCCGAGTGGTCCAGCCGAAGTCGCCGAAGCCGACGGCGTAGACGGCCGCCCCGGCGACGATGCTCAGCGTGAACGCGACCCGCCAGTCGCGGGACGCGACGTACTTCGCGCGGTTGAACCGCGGCAGGTCCGACACGTACGACAGCGTGGACTCGAAGAACGTGCTCGCCCCCGCCGGGACGGCGGTGCCGAGGTAGATGGCGGCGGTGCCCAGTCCGATGAGCGCCCCGCCGACCGCGTACCGCCAGATTCCGTAGGGGAACAGTTCCCCGAACGTTACGAGTGGTTCCATGTGTCTCGCTTATCTTTGGTCGCTGGTCATCGCGTCCGAACTGGCCGCGCAGTTGTTCGGCCCGAGTTCCAGCTCGAACGCCTCTTCGTCGGTCCGTTCCTCCCGCCCGAGGTTGGTCGCGATGACCTCCTCGTAGTTGGCGGGGCGCGGAGGCATGTCCGACAGGACGAGTTCGACGAACTCGTCTTCGTCCATCGTGAGCGCGTCCATCTTCTCCGTCAGATTACCGATAGTGTCGGTGTAGGTGCCGTCCTCGCGGGTGTCGGCCGCGTCGCTGAAGTGCGCGCCGCCCACGACCACGTCGTCGTTGAGCGCGAGGACGCGCTCCTGCAGGGACTCGTAGAGTTGGCGGGCCGCGTCGGGAGCGCCCTCGTCGCCGTCCTCCAAGTCCGGCCGGGCGACGCTCTCGGCGAACAGGCCGTCGCCCGTCAGGAGGACGGCGTCGTCCACGAGGTAGGAGGTCATGCCCGAGGTGTGACCGGGCGTGAACACCGCCTCGATTTCCGCGTCGCCGACTCGGAACGCGTCGCCGTCCTCGGCCCGCGTGACCTCGTCGCCGTAGGTGACGCCGCGGTCGATGGCGGCCGCCGGGAGGACGCCCTCGGCACCGGCCTCGTCGGCGAGCGCCCGGACGCCCGAGACGTGGTCGGCGTGGACGTGCGTGTCGATTGCGTACTTCAGGTCGGCACCGAGCGAGCGGGCGTCACGCCGGTAGGTGTCGGTGAACGCCCGCAGGGGGTCGACGACCGCGGCCTCGTCGCCGGAGACGACGAGGTAGCTCATACAGCCGCTGGAGGGACGCTGGTACTGCGCCACGGTGGCGTCGGTGGCCGCGTCGATTTCCGTGTACTCGAAGATGCGCGCCCAGCCCTGCATCCCGTCCGCGAGGGTGCGAGCGTCGTAGCCTCGTTCGATTAGCTCGCCGGCGACGTACTCGCTGGCGTGGCCCTTCGCGCAGACGACGGTAATCTCGCGGCCGTCGGGCAACCGCTCGAAGACCGCTTCGTCGGGGTCGCCGGCGAGGAATTCGAAGTACGGGACGTTGAGGCTCTCGACGTTCTCGCCGTCGATGGCCCACTCCTCTGCGTCGTCGGGGGCGCGCGTGTCGAGGACGAACACCTCCTCGCCGCCCTCGATGCGGTCTCTCAGCGCTTCGGGGTCGATGCGTTCGACGTCGGCGTCCGGCGTCGGAAACTCTGGTTCGCTCATTACGAGTTATCCTAATCGGGCGCTCCTTCATAAGGGTTTGCAAAGAATTGCGCAATACCAACAATACCTTATCGGCGGTTCCCCGGCTCTCAGACCGCAATGGGGTGGAAACTGTGCCGTCAGACCTTGAATTGTGAATCTGTATCACGCAGACCGCTCTATGCCAGCGAACGAAGCGGGCAGAAATTCCTACTCTTCCCAAGAACCAACAAACCTTTACCCTCGAACGGAATATTGCTCGGTACACACAAGATAAACCACTGGTGTAATCATGAGTGAAGCATACGACGTTACCGAGACGCTAGACGTGAAGGGACAGTCCTGCCCGATGCCCGTCGTCAAGTCCAAGCAGGCGACCGACGGACTCGACGCCGGCGAGGTGCTGGAAGTGACCGCGACCGACTTCGGGAGCGTGAGCGACATCGAGGGGTGGGCGAACACGACCGACGGCGTCGAACTCCTCGACCAGCGGGAGACCGAGGAGGGCGGCGAATCGGTCTACAAGCACTACGTGCGCAAGACCGAGTGAGATGAGCGCGAACACTCAACAGGCCACGGACGCCGCGGCGAGTGCGGAGGACGTGGCGGACCTGCGCGCCCGCGTCGAGGAGTTGGAGGAGGAGCTATCGGCGGTCGAGTCGGCGGGCGGCGACGCTCCGAAGAAGATGACCATCGTCGCCACGAAGGGTACTTTCGACATGGCGTACCCGCCGCTCATCCTCGCCAGCACTGCGGCCGCTTTCGGCTGGGACGTGGTGGTCTTCCACACGTTCTGGGGGCTGGACATCCTCCACGAGGAGAAGTCCGAGAACCTCAAACTTAGCGCGGTCGGCAACCCGAACGTGTCGATGCCCAACGCCGTCGCCGCCCTGCCGTTCATGGATTCGGTGGCGACCAAGCTGATGGAGCGGAGAATCGACGAGCAGGGCACCGCGACCATCGGCGAACTGGTCGAGTTGTCGCTCGACACCGGCGTGGAGTTGCAGGCCTGCCAGATGACGATGGAACTGATGGACTACGACGAGGACGCGTTTTACGACGACGTGACGACCGGCGTGGGCGCGGCCACTGCGCTCGAACACATGGCCGACGCCGACATCCAGTTGCTCGTCTAACTTCCCGACTCGATTTTCCGTTCGCGTCGCCGCCGACCCGAACTAGTCTTGCACTGTATTTACACTGGCAACCAGGATTAAGCCGCCTGCGACCGGATTTCCGGTGGGACCATGCCAGCGAAAGTGACTCCGCGGCGGTTGGCGGACATGCTCGACTCGGGCGAGGACTTCGCCCTCCTCGACACGCGCGGCGACGAGAGCTACGAGTCGTGGCACGTCCGGGGCGCGACGCAGTTCCCCTTCACGCCGACGAGGACCTGACCGACGACCGGAAGTCGGAACTCGACGGCCTCCTCGACGGAGCGGAGCGAATCGTCGCCGTCAATCGCGGTACCGAGTCCGTCGAGGCGGAGGGGGCGACCGAACTGGAGACGGGACCGAACCGCTGTTCGGCCTGAGGCCGCGGTAGAAGGCCGCCCGCTCCGTTCTCCGCTCTGGCGTAGTCACACTACTCTCCCTCTCGCGACGGCCATAAATCAGATAAAGCGATACAGAATACTGCTCCGCCCGCGATTCGTCGGCTCGCGCGGCGACCTCGAAGCGGTCCCGAATCGTCCGAAAACCGGCCGTAGACGGGCCTCACCGAACCAAGAGGTCGAGTTGGTGTGCGCAGTAGACGAGTTGCGCGTCCGCTATCTGGTCGCGGCGGCGCGCGGCCCACGCCGCGATTCGCCGCTCCTCGATTCCGCCCTCCTTTCGCACCGCCCCGGCGACCATCTCTACGATGCAGTCGAGGAAGTACGCCTCGTCGGCGGGGTAGCCGCCGTCCCGCGGATGGACGACCCAGTCCGACCCGGCCGCCGCGAGGACCTCGCCGGTCGCGCTGGCCTCCGCGAGCAGGTGTCGCCCGGCCCTGCTGTCGCCCGACTCGTCCAGATGGCGGTGGAAGGCGTCGACGAGTCGCTGCTCGAAGTCGGGGTCGGTCGTGGGTTCGAAGCCCGTCCCGCCGTCGAACGTGATTGGGCAGTACGCGAGACCGTCGGGCGCGAGGTTGCGTCGGAAAGCGGCGAGCGCGTCGGCGGGGTCCGCGAGGTCCACGAAGGCGTGGGCGACCACGAGGTCGAACTCGCGGTCGGCGTCGGCGAGAACGTCGAAGGCGTCGGCGGCCCGGAACCGGACTTCGGCGCGGGTCCGGCCTCGTGTGAGGACGAACCGGTCGCCCGCGCGCCGGACCGCGAACCCTCGCGGGGCGGCCCACGCGGGCAGGCGCTCGCGCGCGGCCGCGACGTTCTCGGGTTCGATGTCGAGCGCGGTGTAGTCCACCCGGTCGGGAAACCACGGTCGGCCGAGCAGTCGCGCGACGGTCGAACCGATTCCCGCGCCGACCTCCAGTACGCGCAGGGGGTCGCCGGCGGTGTCGAACCGCTCCTCGATTTCCTCGGCGAGTCTGCCCTCGACTCGCCGGTCGAGCGCGCGGTCGTCCACGCTCCGCTTGGCCGAGAGGTAGCGCTGGAAGTTCACGTGACCGCCTCCCGTCGCGGGGCGGTCGGCGCTTCGGCGACGGCTTCGAGGAAGCGTCGGGCAGTTGCCATCGACTCGTCCCATCCGGGGTGGCGCTCGAAGCGTCGGCGGGCGGCGAGACTCATCTCCCGCAGGCGCTCGCGGTCCGAGAGCAGGGTCTCCACGGCCTCGGCGACCGCGGCGTCGTCGCCGGACGGGACGAGGAACCCGTCTTCGCCGTGGGTCACGAGTTCGGTCGCGCCCCCCGCGCTGGTCGCGACCGCGGGCAGGCCGAACCCCATCCCCTCCAAGTAGACGATGCCGTAGCCCTCGAACAGCGAGGGGACCGCGAGCAGGTGACTCCCGGCGAGGCGGTCGGCGAGCGCGGCGTCCGACAGCCGACCCTCGAACTGGACTCTGTCGGCTATTTCGAGGTCCACGGCCCGCCTCCGGACGCTCCGGGCGTACTCCTCGTCGGTCGCGCTCCCGACGACCGAGAGTCGCCAGTCGCCCGCGACCCGGGCCAGTCCGTCGAGCAGGACGTGCAGACCCTTCCGCGGGACGAGGTTCCCGACGAAGACGACTTCGAGCGGGTCGCGTTCGGCGCGCGCCGCGATTTCGGTCGGGCCGAGTTCGGGGTCGAACCGGTCGCCCGCGGGTCGAGCGACGACCGAGCGCCGGGGCCCGGCGAGTCGCTCGGCCGCCCGGCGAGTCGCCTCGCTGGCGTAGATGGCGGCGTCGACGGACCGGAGGTAGCGGCGTTCTACGGCGCGGTAGACGGGCTCCTGCCACGCGGGCCACCGCTCGCTGACTCGGAGGTGGTGGACGACGGCCACGACGGGGACCTCGACGGCGCGGTTGTGTCCGACCAGCGAGGGGTGGCAGAGTTCGTCCTCGACCAGCAGGTCGAATCCCCGGAGTCGGCGTCGGACTCGGGGGTCGAGCGAGTCGGCGAGCGCCCGCGGGTAGTCGCGCCACGGGAGCGAGACGACGCCGACCCGGTGGCCCGCCTCGCGGAGCGCGCCCGCGAGTCTCCGGTCGTAGAGGAACCCGCCGGTCGTGGTTTCGAGGTCGCCGTACGCCACGAGTCCGACGCGCATCTCAGACCTCGCGGCGGTGGGAGGCCCACGCCACGTCGTCCTCCCGCAGCGTCACGGTCACGGCGTCGACTTCGGGGGCGTCGAGGTCCCGACAGAATCGCTCGCCGAAGATGCGCGCGAAGTGTTCGAGACTCGGATTGAGTCCCTCGAACGCGGGCAGGTCGTTCAGCGTCGCGTCCCGGTAGCGGGCCACCGCGGCGTCGATTCGCTCGTTCAGCGCGTCGATGTCCGCGAGGTAGCCGTACCGGTTCAACTCCTCGCCCGCGAGTTCGACCGTCGCGGTGTAGTGGTGGGAGTGGCGCTCGCCCTCGGGTCCGGGGTCGGGGACCGTCAGGAAGTGCTGCGCCACGAAGTCGCGCCGGACCGTGACCGTGTACATGCCACCAGTGACACGACGCCGACCGGTATGAAAGTCGGGGCTGACGGCGAAGGAAACGGCCCCTCGGAGACCGACGTGGATTCACGAACCGGAGCGTATCCTCGGCCGCCAACAGTCGGTCGCTTCCTCTCGACGTTCTCGGCGGTGAAGGTCTCTCGTCCGTCGCGTAATCGAGCGACCCGAGAGCCGTCAAGAGACACGCTTCGCGGTGAGATACCCCGCGACGACCGCCGCGATTGCGCCGAACACCAGACCGAGTTCCGAGCGAAAGACGACGAGTATCGGCATCGAGACGCCGACGAACGTCATCACCGCCGCGACGATGACGGCCCGGAACTTCAGGTCGAGAACCGCGATTTCCTCGAACGTTCCCATGCGCAAGTCCACCGACGGCTGGTCGATAAAGCTACGGGCGAAACGAACTCAGTACTCGAAGACGACCCCGAGCGCCTCGCCCGGATTCTCGTCCAGCAGTTCGTACGCCTCGGCGGCGTCCGAAACGTCGAACTCGTGGGTCACGAACCGCTCGGGACTCACCTCGCGGAGGCGGTCCCACGCCACGTCCAACCGGCGGTCCTTCGACCACCGGCCCCGGAGTTCGGGGGCGATGGTGCTGACCTGACTGCTCTCGACGCTGACGCGACTCCGGTGGAACCGCCCGCTGAGGTCCAACTCCGCGGGTTTCGTCCCGTACCACGACCCGACCACGACCCGGCCGTCGTACCCCGTCGCCGAGATGGCCGAGTCGAGCGCGTCCGGACACCCCGAGAGTTCGTAGGTCAGGTCCGCGCCCGCGGTGTCGACGGCGTCGCCGTCGCCGTCTTCCCCGTCACCCTCGCCATCTTCTAATTGGTCCCGGACGCGCTCACCGACGTCGCCGTCGGGCGCGAGCGCCGCGTCGGCCCCCAGTTCGAGCGACCGCTCGCGCCGCGCGGGGTAGCGGTCGAGCGTCACGAGGTCCGCGAGCGGGAATCGCCCGAGGAGCGCCGCCGTGAGCAGGCCGACCACGCCCTGTCCGAAGACGACCGCGCGCTCGCCGAGTCGGGGCGCGCCGTCCTGCACGAGGTTGACTGCGGTCTCGACGTTCGGCAAGAACGTGGCCTCGGTCGCCGAACAGCCGTCGGGGACCGCCAGCACGTCCCCGACGGGCGCACAGAAGTGGCTCTCGTGGGGGTTGAACCCGAACACGCGGCGGTCGAGCCACGACGAATCGACGCCCGGCCCGACCGCCTCGACCCGGCCGACGGCGGCGTAGCCGTACCGGAGCGGGAACTCGAAGGTGCCCGCGAGCGCGTCGATGGTCGCGTCGGCGGCCATCCCGGTCGGCACCTCGCCGCGGTAGACCAGTAGCTCCGTGCCGGGACTGACCGCCGACCGCTCGGTCCGGACCCGGACTTCCCCCTCGTCCGGGTCAGGGACCTCTCGCTCGCGCACCTCCACCGCTCCGTCCCCCGTGAAGTAGAGTGACCGTGCTGGCATGCTCCCCCGACGGCGCTCGGCCGTCCGACGGGCTTACGACAGGCCGACTTATGCCTCTTTGGCCCCGAACCGACGCGAGAACGTTCCAGCACCCGGAAACTGTTCGGGGAACTATCTCCCGAAGTAGCCGTCGAGCGCATCCTCGACCGCCCCGCAGATGCGCTGTCGCAGGGGTCGAACTACGCGGTTCGCGCCGACGCCGACGTAGGCGCGCTGGGGGGAGAACTCCCCCGAGCGCATCCGGAGCGCCAGCGCCACCGCGCGGTGGTTGCCGTCGGCCACGTATCGCGGAACGCACCCCTCCCGCGTCGAGAGGACCAGCGGTCCCGCCGGCATCTCGTCCACGAAGTCGAGGACGGTCCCCACGTCCACGCCCGTCTCGTCGGTCAGTTCTTCGGGGTCGCCGCTGGCGATTCTGTCGGCCGCGCCGCGAATCGTCCCGTCGGGCGAGAGTTTGCGCCACCGGAGATTCCGCGGTCCCTCCACCACCCGGAGGTCCGCGAAGTCCTCGCGGACGAGGGTCGTCTCGTACCACCGTACGGGGGCGTCCCGCCAGACGAACGCGGCCGCGCCGGGTTTGCGGTCGAGCAGTTCGTCCAGCGCCGCTCGCTCGTCCAGCGATTCCACGGGGAACCAGTCCACCTCGGGGTGGCTTCGCTCCACCCTGAGCCACTCCCGGAGGACTTCGATTTGGGCTACGCGGCGCATTCGTCGGTCCTACGCGCCGAAGTCACTCAATTCCGTTCCCCGACTCGTGCGGCCCGGGGTGTCGTTCCCCCGACCGGCTCGCGGCAGGGACGAACCGAGACGCGTCTGCCGGCACCGAACCGGTTTTCAAGGCCGACTTCAAACTCCCGCGAACGCGCACGAATCGAGGGACAGCACTCGTGTCCACGCTCACCTACGTCGAGTTCCTGCTCGCCTTCCTCGGAGTGCCGGTCGCGGCGCTGGCAGTCGCGGTCGCTCGGAAGACCGACGACCACCGGCGCGTCCTCGCGGGCGTGGCCGCGCTGGTCTGCATCGCGGTGACCTACACCGCGCCGTGGGACAGCTATCTCGTCGGTCGCGGCGTCTGGACCTACGGCGAGGGCGTGGTCGCGGCCCGATTCGCTCGCGTCCCCCTCGGCGAGTGGCTGTTCTTCGTCCTCCAGACCGTCACGACCGGACTCTGGTATCACCTGCTCGCGCCCCGGGTGGACCCCGGAGTTCCCGGCCGGGACGCCCCCGGCAGAAGCGACGCCCGGACCGTCGGCGCCGTCGCGTGGCTGGCGCTCGCGGCGGTCGGGGCGGTTCTCACCGCGACCGCGACCCGGACCTACTACCTCGGGATGATACTCGTCTGGGCCGGGCCGGTCGTCGCGTTCCTCTGGGCGGTCGGCGGCCCGGTCGTCTGGCGCTACCGCCGACTCGTCGCGGCCGCGGTCGCGGTCCCGTCGGCGTACCTCTGGGCCGCCGACCGGTTCGCCATCGGGACGGGCCTCTGGACGATATCGCCCGACTACTCGACCGGCCTCCACGTCGCGGGACTGCCGGTCGAGGAGGCGATTTTCTTCGCCCTGACGAACCTCCTCGTCGTGCAGGGGCTCTTGCTGTTCGACTGGGTGACCGCCCGGGCCGCCGAGCGCGGTACGGCCCACGCGGTCGCGGGTCTGGTGCCGCCGTCGGTCGCGTCGCTGGCCGGGTCGCTCTCGGCCCGCGTTCCGGGCGTCGCGGAGGTGCGCCGCCGATGGCAGTGAGCGGCGAGCGCGATTCGGACGGGGCCGGTGGCGGCGGTGGCCCGCCCGCCGGCTTCGGCGGGGAACTGTTCCGAATCGCGGTCGTCCCGGCGTGGCTCGCCCTCACGGCGGTCGCGGTCACGGCGGCGCTCGGCGTCGGTGCCGACCTGCCGACTGTCGTGCGCTACCTCCCGTTTCTCGCCAGCCTCGTCGTCTTCGGACTCCCCCACGGCGCGGCCGACCACCTCGCAGTCGAGCGACTCGGCGGGCGTCGCCCGCTGGTCGCAGTCGGCGCGGCCTACCTCGTCGGGGGCGCGCTGTTCCTCGCCGCGTGGCTGGCCGCGCCCGCGCTCGGCTTCGTCTCGTTCGTCCTGCTCACGTGGTACCACTGGGGACAGGGCGACCTCTACGTCCTGCTCGCGGTCGGCGACCACCTCCGGACGCGGGGGCAGCGCCTGCTCGCGCTCGCGGTCCGGGGCGGGATTCCCATGGTCGTCCCGCTGGTCGCGTTTCCGGAGGTCTACCGGTCGGTCGCCGCCGCGACGGTTCGACTGTTCGACTCCGGCGGCGTCACCGTCACCGCTCTCGACGTCGCGTTCGGGCCCGCGGTCCGCGTCGCGGTCGGGGGCGGACTAGCCGCGCTATCGCTGGCGGCGCTGGTGCTCGGGGGCGTCCGCGGCGGTTTGGCCAGTCGCGGCTGGCGAGTCGACGCGCTCGAAACCGGCCTGCTGTGGGCGTACTTCCTTCTAGTCCCGCCGATACTGGCGGTCGGTCTCTACTTCTGTCTCTGGCACTCGGTGCGCCACGTCGTCAGACTCCTCGCGGTCGAGGACGGCGGTAGGTCGCTTGCGCCGGGTCGTCTCGGGGTCGGACTGGCCGGGTTCGCGCGGGACGCGCTTCCCAATACGGTCGGCGCGCTCGTCGTACTCGGCGGACTCGCGGTCCTCGCACCTCCCGAGGGCGGGTTCCTGTCGCTGCTCGCGCTGTATCTGGTGCTGTTGGCGGTGCTGACGCTCCCCCACGCCGCGGTCGTCACGTGGATGGACTGGCGCGAGGGCGTCTGGTCGGTCGAATCGGAGTCGGCGAGTTAGCTCGCGGCGTCCTCGTCGCTCGCTCCCTCCTCGTCTTTCCGGAGCAGTTCGTGGATGTCCTCCTCGCTCAAGAGGTCCACCAGACTCCCGCCGTCCTCCCACTCGGCTATCTCCTCGTCGGTCAGCCAGTTCGACGGGTCGCGGTGTTTGGCTTCCATCCGGCGTTCGAGCGCGTCGTCGAGGTCCTCGGGGTCGTACCCACCCACAGGCATGGGTCCGTAGACGGGACGAACTCCCTTGGCTGTTCGGGGACAGTCACCGGATACGCCGTCGAGAGTCGCGCTCGGCCGTTCATTCGGCCGTTTTAGGCTCTCAGGATGGCTTTCTTACTACGACACGTGCTTTCTCGTACCGAGAAAAGCAGTCCCCGATTTCCGCCGTAACCCGAATTTGATATACCGAGAATAAGTTTATCAGTCCGAGGCGAAACCGACAAACGCCCGGAACCCCACCTCACGAGCGATGGACTGCGACAAATGCGGCCGCGAGTCGGTCATGCACGCCGCGTACTCGGGGTTGCACCTCTGCGAAGACCACTTCGTCGCCTCCGTGGACAAGCGAGTCCGGCGTCGCATCCGGGAGGACGACCTCGTGCCGAGCGACGCCACCCCGGAGAACCCCCAGACGTGGGTCGTCGGTCTCTCGGGCGGGAAGGACAGCGTCGTGCTGACCGACATCCTCCACCGGACCTTCGAGAAGGACCCTCGCATCGAACTCGTCGCGCTTACGATTCACGAGGGCATCGAGGGCTACCGCGACGAGAGCGTGGACGCCTGCGAGGAGTTGACCGACGAGTTGGGAATCCGCCACGAACTCGTGACCTACGAGGACGAGTTCGACGTGCGCATGGACGACGTGGTCGAGAAGGACCCCGAGGGGATGGCCGCCTGCGCCTACTGCGGGGTGTTCCGCCGGGACCTGCTCTCGAAGTACGCCGAGCGGTTCGACGCCGACAAACTCCTCACCGGACACAATCTGGACGACGAGGCCGAGACCGCGCTGATGAACTTTCTGGAGGGCGACGTGGCCCAAATCGCCAAGCACTTCGACGCCAGCCTCGGCAACTTCGAGGAGCGCGGCGAGCAGGACGACTTCGTGCCGCGGGCGAAACCGCTCCGCGACGTGCCCGAGAAGGAAGTCGCGCTCTATGCCCACGTTAAGGACCTCCCGGCACACATCACGGAGTGCCCCCACGCCGAGGAAGCGTATCGCGGCGAGATTCAGAAACTGCTCTACCAACTCGAAGAGAACCACCCCGGAACGCGCCACTCTATCATGTCGGGGTACGAGGAACTGGCCGCGTTGGCCGCCGAGGAGTTCGGCGCGCGCGACGGCGGCGACACCGAACTCGGCGAGTGCGAGCAGTGCGGCGCGTCGACGACGCGTGACATCTGCCGGAAGTGTTCGCTGTTAGAATCCATCCACGCTGTCTGACCCGGCGACTTCTCTCGGCTCTGACTGAGGCCGCCGACCGGGGTCGGGCGGTAGGTCTCGAAGGCGACGCTCGACTCGGTCTCCGACTCGGAGAGCGACAGTAGAGACTGCCGGAAATCACAACAGTCGTACCGAAAACGATCGGAAACCGCGAAAACCCGACGGCGACGAACGGGAAAATCGAGGCGTCGTCAGCGAATGACGTCGAGACCGTTGCTCTTCTCGACCGGGTCCTGTCCGCCGTCGCTCTGGGCGCTCCACGAGTCGGACGATTTGCCGGTCGTCTCCCGGGTACCGCCGGAATCGCCGAGGCCGTCGATGCCTTCGACGTTCTGGCTGGCGTCGAACGACTGGGCGTCCACGTCGCGCATCTCCTGGCGGGACTTGTCGGCCTGCTTCTGGGTGCTCGGGCCGAGGACCTGCGCGCTCTGGACGCCGGTCATAATGGCCATGACCCGGACCTTCCCCTTGTAGTTGTCCTGAATCCGCGCGCCCCAGATGACGTTCGCGCTGGCTTCGAGGCGCTCGGTGATGTTGCTCGCGATGGATTCGGCCTCCTTGAGCGTGAGGTCCGGGCCGCCCGTGATGTGGACCAGTCCGCCCGACGCGCCGCGGTAGTCCACGTCGAGCAGCGGGTGATTCATCGCGTCGCGGACGACCTCCTCGGTCTTGTTCTTGTCCTGCGTCTCGCCGACCAGCATGACCGCGACCCCGCCCTGATTCATGATGGAAGTCATGTCGGCGTAGTCGAGGTTGATGAGCGAGGGCTGGGTGATGGTCTCGGAGATGCCCTTCACGGTCTCGGCGATA
Encoded proteins:
- a CDS encoding DUF6691 family protein; amino-acid sequence: MSRNAEPERDRHPLFVPLVVAGGLLFGFGLGLSRMARPEVVLDFLQFEDFGLLFVLGTGSLVAGVAFAIGVNFLDSAPLTGRSYARRLKSFDRNVLAGGVVFGVGWGISGICPGAAYASLGIGNYPILLAIAGMFLGAYAQGIWRTYRSENDATAAVNAD
- a CDS encoding class I SAM-dependent methyltransferase, whose translation is MNFQRYLSAKRSVDDRALDRRVEGRLAEEIEERFDTAGDPLRVLEVGAGIGSTVARLLGRPWFPDRVDYTALDIEPENVAAARERLPAWAAPRGFAVRRAGDRFVLTRGRTRAEVRFRAADAFDVLADADREFDLVVAHAFVDLADPADALAAFRRNLAPDGLAYCPITFDGGTGFEPTTDPDFEQRLVDAFHRHLDESGDSRAGRHLLAEASATGEVLAAAGSDWVVHPRDGGYPADEAYFLDCIVEMVAGAVRKEGGIEERRIAAWAARRRDQIADAQLVYCAHQLDLLVR
- a CDS encoding MBL fold metallo-hydrolase; amino-acid sequence: MSEPEFPTPDADVERIDPEALRDRIEGGEEVFVLDTRAPDDAEEWAIDGENVESLNVPYFEFLAGDPDEAVFERLPDGREITVVCAKGHASEYVAGELIERGYDARTLADGMQGWARIFEYTEIDAATDATVAQYQRPSSGCMSYLVVSGDEAAVVDPLRAFTDTYRRDARSLGADLKYAIDTHVHADHVSGVRALADEAGAEGVLPAAAIDRGVTYGDEVTRAEDGDAFRVGDAEIEAVFTPGHTSGMTSYLVDDAVLLTGDGLFAESVARPDLEDGDEGAPDAARQLYESLQERVLALNDDVVVGGAHFSDAADTREDGTYTDTIGNLTEKMDALTMDEDEFVELVLSDMPPRPANYEEVIATNLGREERTDEEAFELELGPNNCAASSDAMTSDQR
- a CDS encoding sulfite exporter TauE/SafE family protein, with the translated sequence MDPFGITVFVGFGLLIGVLFGFFGMGGSFLVTPALLVMGYSSQTAVGSGLAFVFGTSFIAALKHRDHGQVDYKLGGIMILGMTAGIEVGKTFVDALSELGFADTVVSAAYVLMLGTVGIFVLRDARTEDIDERHPVARRVRNFDAPPRISLTDGGDVSLWLTMAIALFVGVLSGFLGVGGGFLLMPAMMYGLGVPAAVAVGTDVFQITVSGGFGAFRYAQAGNVALPVVASLLAGSTLGARVGSAATNVVEEGDIKGYFAAMLLGGSVAVAAKEVGSAYGIEALNTVSIVLVFGSALLVAGAVVYTTVSELRRERAIAAAGD
- a CDS encoding DsrE/DsrF/DrsH-like family protein, giving the protein MSANTQQATDAAASAEDVADLRARVEELEEELSAVESAGGDAPKKMTIVATKGTFDMAYPPLILASTAAAFGWDVVVFHTFWGLDILHEEKSENLKLSAVGNPNVSMPNAVAALPFMDSVATKLMERRIDEQGTATIGELVELSLDTGVELQACQMTMELMDYDEDAFYDDVTTGVGAATALEHMADADIQLLV
- a CDS encoding YeeE/YedE family protein, with product MEPLVTFGELFPYGIWRYAVGGALIGLGTAAIYLGTAVPAGASTFFESTLSYVSDLPRFNRAKYVASRDWRVAFTLSIVAGAAVYAVGFGDFGWTTRVSWWRLLGGGFLVGVGTRIGKGCTSGHGICGVGSVAPTSLVNVATFLGVAIVTAQILQSLGVSP
- a CDS encoding DUF7512 family protein, whose translation is MFGIETLSGNAQAAAIVGAVIGEALTLNAVYTALERIAGPALTEAVTGA
- a CDS encoding sulfurtransferase TusA family protein, translated to MSEAYDVTETLDVKGQSCPMPVVKSKQATDGLDAGEVLEVTATDFGSVSDIEGWANTTDGVELLDQRETEEGGESVYKHYVRKTE
- a CDS encoding rhodanese-like domain-containing protein; amino-acid sequence: MPAKVTPRRLADMLDSGEDFALLDTRGDESYESWHVRGATQFPFTPTRT